One genomic window of Staphylococcus hsinchuensis includes the following:
- a CDS encoding DHH family phosphoesterase translates to MVEQFNEIMEIIESYDVVIIHRHVRPDPDALGSQLGLKRYLQLKFPQKKIYVVGERETSLDFMGEIDEITDDLYKDALVIVCDTANAPRISDQRFNEGQRLIKIDHHPAVDQYGEVNYVNVEASSTSEIIFDFIAHFNDLSIIDENVARLLYLGIVGDTGRFLFNNTTPHTLQVASQLIEYPFNPNEALNHLGEKDPKLLPFQGYVLQNFDLNDKGFCKITISQDVLEEYNIAANEASLFVNAIADIKGLKIWVFAVDEGSEIRCRIRSKNIVINDVASDFGGGGHPNASGVSVSSWERFNLLAEALNNKL, encoded by the coding sequence ATGGTAGAACAATTTAATGAAATTATGGAAATAATTGAAAGTTATGATGTTGTGATTATACATAGACATGTGAGACCTGATCCAGATGCTTTGGGATCACAACTAGGTCTTAAACGTTATTTACAATTAAAGTTTCCCCAAAAAAAGATTTATGTAGTAGGTGAAAGAGAAACTTCATTAGACTTTATGGGTGAAATAGATGAAATTACAGATGATCTATACAAAGATGCACTTGTTATTGTGTGTGATACAGCAAATGCACCACGAATTAGTGATCAAAGGTTTAATGAAGGTCAAAGGTTAATTAAGATTGATCACCACCCAGCCGTTGATCAATACGGAGAGGTCAATTATGTGAATGTAGAAGCATCTTCTACAAGTGAAATTATCTTTGATTTCATTGCACATTTTAATGATTTATCAATCATTGACGAGAATGTTGCACGATTGCTTTACCTAGGTATTGTTGGTGATACAGGACGATTCTTGTTTAACAACACGACACCACATACGTTGCAAGTTGCAAGCCAATTAATAGAATATCCATTTAATCCAAATGAGGCATTAAATCATTTAGGTGAAAAGGATCCAAAACTATTGCCATTCCAAGGCTATGTATTACAGAACTTTGATTTAAATGATAAAGGATTTTGTAAAATAACGATTTCACAAGATGTTTTAGAGGAATATAACATTGCAGCGAATGAGGCGTCGTTATTTGTAAATGCAATTGCTGATATCAAAGGCTTAAAAATTTGGGTCTTTGCAGTTGATGAAGGGTCTGAAATCCGCTGTCGCATCCGTTCTAAAAATATTGTAATTAATGATGTTGCTAGTGACTTTGGTGGTGGAGGCCATCCTAATGCTTCCGGAGTATCAGTTAGTAGTTGGGAACGTTTTAACCTATTAGCTGAAGCGTTAAATAATAAGTTGTAA
- the accD gene encoding acetyl-CoA carboxylase, carboxyltransferase subunit beta, whose amino-acid sequence MFKDFFNRSSKKKKYVTVSDSNQSDVPAGIMTKCPKCKKIMYTKELAENLNVCFNCDHHISLTAYDRIDAISDEGTFVEFDKGMTSANPLDFPSYEEKIQKDQGKTDLKEAVVTGTAKLDGIEYGVAVMDARFRMGSMGSVVGEKICRIIEHCTEHRLPFILFSASGGARMQEGIISLMQMGKTSVSLKKHADAGLLYISYITNPTTGGVSASFASVGDINISEPKALIGFAGRRVIEQTINEKLPDDFQTSEFLLEHGQLDMVVHRKEMKETLASILNMHQEVKTNA is encoded by the coding sequence ATGTTTAAAGATTTTTTCAATAGAAGTAGTAAAAAGAAAAAGTATGTAACAGTATCGGATTCTAATCAAAGTGATGTACCAGCAGGAATAATGACGAAATGCCCCAAATGTAAAAAAATAATGTATACAAAAGAATTAGCTGAAAATCTAAACGTTTGTTTTAATTGTGATCATCATATTTCATTAACAGCATATGATCGAATTGATGCGATTTCTGATGAAGGTACATTTGTAGAGTTTGATAAAGGCATGACTTCTGCAAACCCATTAGACTTTCCAAGCTATGAGGAAAAGATTCAGAAAGACCAGGGTAAAACTGATTTAAAAGAGGCAGTTGTTACAGGTACAGCTAAATTAGATGGCATTGAATATGGTGTGGCCGTAATGGATGCACGTTTCAGAATGGGGAGCATGGGCTCTGTCGTAGGTGAAAAAATTTGTCGCATCATCGAACATTGTACAGAACACCGATTACCATTTATCCTATTCTCTGCAAGTGGTGGTGCCAGAATGCAAGAAGGAATCATCTCTTTAATGCAAATGGGTAAAACAAGTGTTTCACTTAAAAAACACGCAGATGCAGGTTTACTTTATATTTCATACATTACGAACCCTACAACTGGTGGTGTTTCAGCAAGTTTCGCTTCAGTTGGAGATATCAATATTAGTGAACCGAAAGCGTTAATTGGTTTTGCTGGTCGACGCGTTATAGAACAAACTATAAATGAAAAGTTACCAGATGATTTCCAAACATCAGAATTTCTTTTAGAACACGGTCAGCTTGACATGGTTGTCCACCGTAAAGAAATGAAAGAAACACTAGCGAGTATTTTAAATATGCATCAAGAGGTGAAAACAAATGCTTGA
- the dnaE gene encoding DNA polymerase III subunit alpha has translation MSVHLNIHTAYDLLHSSLKIKEVVSKAARQGYTSLAITDTNVLYGYIEFYDACIEANIHPIFGMTIYVTDGLYDIETVVLAKNNNGLKNLYQLSSALKLKDKRETPIEWLKKYVKDLVVIFKNASEEHQTIIKQFDEIEHIYVNHTSQSEIKRPKVWAQNAYYLNPEDADTIYALAAIRDNSKLDLVNEHGSREEHFYNQEELQHLEVNDAIWQQTLEIENICRAEMTFNQTLLPKYQTPNQQSSKQYLWKLLEQALNNLNLSPQQYDTYYERLSHEYDVITGMGFEDYFLIVSDLIHFAKTNSIMVGPGRGSSAGALVSYLLNITTIDPIKYNLLFERFLNPQRVTMPDIDIDFEDTKRDQVIQYVQEKYGTHHVAGIVTFGHLLARAVARDIGRVVGFDDVTLNEISKLIPHKLGITLDEAYQQEDFKQFVHRNHRHERWFEICKKLEGLPRHTSTHAAGIIINDHPLYQYAPLTQGDGGILTQWTMTEAERIGLLKIDFLGLRNLSIIHQVIDQVAREKDIHIDIESIPFDDKKVFQLLSRGDTTGIFQLESDGIRNVLKRLKPEHFEDIIAVTSLYRPGPMEEIPTYIARRHNPSEVQYLHEDLEPILKNTYGVIIYQEQIMQIASKFANFNYGEADILRRAMSKKNRTVLESERQHFVQGALANGYSEHLSGQIFDLILKFADYGFARAHAVSYSKIAYIMCYLKVYFPNYFYAQILSNNIGNEKKTVQLMEEAKQQGLNVLPPNVNESHWFYKATSKGIYLSLGAIKGVGYQSVKIIVDERKKNGPYDDFIDFTRRLSKRVKSRKLLEALILVGAFDTLGKNRATLLQTIDQVLDDVSQVEQDSFIIERLTPKTSYEEKEELPDKTLSAYEKEYLGFYVTTHPVEKFFEQKQYLGIFKLNNAKDNQPIMAQVDSVRKIRTKNGQNMAFIQLNDGLQNLDGVVFPQSFKNYELLLQNEETYIVRGKFETRNNKPQLIVNQIETSDDFESHKINSARSIVIRNVEDLTVLENMLSHSKGESHIPVQVLQGERQTVKTIGFVNKDLEIIQALIDKVTPWNIRII, from the coding sequence ATGTCAGTGCATTTGAATATTCACACAGCATACGATCTATTACATTCTAGCCTGAAAATCAAAGAAGTTGTGTCAAAAGCAGCACGACAAGGTTATACATCTTTAGCTATTACAGATACAAATGTATTATATGGTTATATTGAATTTTACGATGCATGTATCGAAGCTAATATTCACCCAATATTTGGTATGACTATTTATGTCACAGATGGGTTATATGATATTGAAACGGTCGTTCTCGCTAAGAATAATAATGGTTTGAAAAATTTATATCAACTTTCTTCAGCGCTTAAGTTGAAGGATAAGCGTGAAACGCCAATAGAATGGTTGAAAAAGTACGTGAAAGATCTCGTAGTTATCTTTAAAAATGCATCAGAGGAACACCAAACAATTATTAAACAATTTGATGAAATAGAGCACATATACGTAAATCATACGAGTCAAAGTGAGATAAAACGTCCTAAAGTTTGGGCTCAAAATGCTTATTATCTAAATCCTGAAGATGCAGATACAATTTATGCGTTAGCAGCTATTAGAGATAATAGTAAGTTAGATCTTGTGAATGAACATGGTTCTAGAGAAGAGCATTTTTATAATCAAGAGGAGTTACAACATTTAGAAGTCAATGACGCTATATGGCAACAAACATTAGAAATTGAAAACATTTGCCGTGCTGAAATGACATTTAATCAAACGCTACTACCTAAATATCAAACTCCTAATCAACAATCTTCTAAACAATATTTATGGAAATTATTAGAACAAGCTCTAAATAACCTTAATCTTTCACCCCAACAGTATGACACTTACTATGAAAGATTATCACATGAATATGATGTCATTACGGGTATGGGATTCGAGGATTATTTCTTAATTGTAAGTGATTTAATACACTTTGCGAAAACGAATAGTATTATGGTCGGTCCAGGTCGTGGTTCATCAGCAGGCGCACTAGTGAGTTATTTATTAAATATAACGACGATTGATCCGATAAAATATAATTTATTATTTGAACGTTTTTTAAATCCGCAACGTGTCACAATGCCAGATATTGATATTGACTTTGAAGATACAAAAAGAGATCAAGTCATTCAATACGTACAAGAAAAATATGGTACGCACCATGTAGCTGGTATAGTTACTTTCGGACATTTACTTGCTAGAGCCGTAGCGAGAGATATTGGTCGAGTAGTAGGATTTGATGATGTCACATTGAATGAAATATCTAAATTAATTCCTCATAAATTAGGTATTACTTTAGATGAAGCTTATCAACAAGAAGACTTCAAACAATTTGTACACCGTAATCATAGACATGAACGTTGGTTTGAAATTTGTAAGAAGTTAGAAGGATTACCAAGACACACTTCTACACATGCTGCAGGGATTATTATTAATGATCATCCTCTTTACCAATATGCGCCATTAACACAAGGTGACGGCGGGATTTTAACACAATGGACGATGACCGAAGCAGAACGTATCGGATTATTGAAGATAGATTTTTTAGGTTTAAGAAATTTATCTATTATTCATCAAGTCATCGATCAAGTTGCTCGCGAGAAAGACATTCATATAGATATAGAATCTATTCCATTCGATGATAAAAAGGTGTTCCAATTATTATCAAGAGGCGATACAACAGGGATATTCCAGTTAGAATCAGATGGCATTCGCAACGTGTTAAAACGGCTGAAACCAGAACATTTTGAGGATATTATAGCTGTGACTTCATTGTATCGTCCAGGTCCAATGGAAGAGATTCCGACGTATATTGCTAGAAGACATAACCCTTCAGAGGTTCAGTATTTGCATGAAGATTTAGAACCAATTTTGAAAAATACTTACGGTGTAATAATATATCAAGAACAAATCATGCAAATTGCTAGTAAATTCGCTAATTTCAATTACGGAGAAGCGGACATATTACGTCGAGCAATGAGTAAGAAAAATAGAACTGTATTAGAAAGTGAACGTCAACACTTTGTTCAAGGTGCCTTAGCAAATGGCTATAGCGAACATTTAAGTGGTCAGATATTCGATTTAATATTGAAGTTTGCTGACTATGGTTTTGCTAGAGCACATGCCGTTAGTTATTCAAAAATAGCTTATATTATGTGTTACTTAAAGGTTTACTTTCCAAATTATTTTTACGCACAAATACTTAGCAATAATATAGGTAATGAGAAAAAAACGGTGCAATTAATGGAAGAAGCAAAGCAACAAGGATTAAATGTGTTACCACCTAACGTTAATGAGAGTCATTGGTTTTATAAAGCAACTTCTAAAGGTATTTATCTTTCACTTGGTGCGATTAAAGGTGTTGGATACCAAAGTGTTAAAATTATCGTAGATGAGCGTAAGAAAAATGGGCCGTATGATGATTTTATAGATTTTACCAGACGCCTTTCCAAACGCGTTAAATCTCGCAAGTTGTTAGAGGCACTTATATTGGTAGGTGCATTTGATACTTTAGGTAAGAATAGGGCGACGTTATTACAGACGATTGATCAAGTATTAGATGATGTAAGTCAAGTTGAACAAGATAGCTTTATTATTGAAAGGTTAACGCCAAAAACCTCATATGAAGAAAAGGAAGAGCTACCTGATAAGACACTAAGTGCGTATGAGAAGGAATATCTTGGTTTTTATGTTACGACGCACCCTGTGGAGAAATTTTTCGAACAAAAACAATACTTGGGTATTTTTAAATTAAATAATGCCAAAGATAACCAACCGATTATGGCTCAAGTTGATAGTGTGCGAAAGATAAGAACGAAAAATGGTCAAAATATGGCGTTTATACAGTTAAACGATGGATTACAAAATTTAGATGGCGTCGTATTTCCTCAGAGCTTTAAAAATTATGAACTATTACTTCAAAATGAAGAAACGTATATCGTGAGGGGGAAATTCGAAACGAGAAATAATAAGCCACAACTCATCGTAAACCAAATAGAAACAAGTGATGACTTTGAATCTCATAAAATAAACTCTGCACGAAGTATTGTCATTCGTAATGTAGAAGACTTAACTGTTTTAGAAAATATGCTCTCTCATTCTAAGGGGGAATCACATATACCAGTTCAAGTGTTACAAGGTGAACGACAAACAGTTAAAACAATTGGATTTGTAAATAAAGATCTCGAAATCATTCAAGCACTAATAGACAAAGTCACGCCTTGGAACATTAGGATTATATAA
- the pyk gene encoding pyruvate kinase, with amino-acid sequence MRKTKIVCTIGPASESEEMLEKLMKAGMNVARLNFSHGDHAEHKARIDSIRKVADKLGKTVAILLDTKGPEIRTHNMKDGAIELEKGTEVIVSMTEVEGTPEKFSVTYDNLINDVDEGSYILLDDGLIELQVKQINKDKGEVLCDVLNSGELKNKKGVNLPGVKVSLPGITDKDAEDIKFGISENIDFIAASFVRRPSDVLDIRKLLEEQNNKNISIIPKIENQEGIDNIEDILEVADGLMVARGDMGVEIPPESVPMVQKDLIRQCNKLGKPVITATQMLDSMQRNPRATRAEASDVANAIYDGTDAVMLSGETAAGQYPEEAVKTMSNIAISAEGAQDYKKLLSDRTNLVETSLVNAIGVSVAHTALNLNVKAIVAATESGSTARTISKYRPHSDIIAVTPSHETARQCELVWGIHPVVKEGRKTTDALLNNAVATAVETEKVQNGDLIIITAGVPTGEKGTTNMMKLHLVGDEIAKGQGIGRNSVVGTTMVVDKASELEGKDLSETVIVTSSVDESFVPYIEKAVGLITEENGITSPSAIIGLENGIPTVVGVENVANVVKNNSLVTVDANHGKIFEGYANVL; translated from the coding sequence ATGAGAAAGACTAAAATTGTTTGTACTATAGGACCAGCTTCAGAATCAGAAGAAATGTTAGAAAAGTTAATGAAAGCAGGCATGAACGTTGCAAGATTAAACTTTTCACATGGTGATCATGCTGAGCATAAAGCGAGAATCGATTCAATTCGAAAAGTAGCTGATAAGTTAGGTAAGACAGTAGCTATCTTATTAGATACTAAAGGTCCAGAAATTCGTACGCATAACATGAAAGACGGTGCTATTGAACTTGAAAAGGGCACTGAAGTTATCGTGAGTATGACTGAAGTAGAAGGTACACCAGAAAAATTCTCAGTAACATATGACAATCTTATTAATGATGTAGATGAAGGCTCATATATTTTATTAGATGACGGTTTAATTGAATTACAAGTTAAGCAAATTAATAAAGATAAAGGCGAAGTACTATGTGATGTATTAAATAGTGGTGAGCTTAAAAATAAAAAAGGCGTTAACTTACCAGGTGTTAAAGTAAGTTTACCAGGTATTACTGATAAGGATGCTGAAGATATCAAGTTCGGTATTAGTGAAAACATCGACTTTATCGCAGCAAGCTTTGTACGCCGTCCAAGTGATGTATTAGATATTCGTAAATTATTAGAAGAACAAAATAATAAAAATATCAGTATTATTCCAAAAATTGAAAACCAAGAAGGTATTGATAACATTGAAGATATCTTAGAAGTCGCTGATGGCTTAATGGTTGCTCGTGGTGACATGGGTGTAGAAATTCCTCCAGAATCAGTGCCAATGGTTCAAAAAGACCTAATTAGACAATGTAACAAATTAGGTAAACCAGTTATCACTGCTACGCAAATGTTAGACTCAATGCAACGTAACCCACGTGCAACACGTGCTGAAGCAAGTGACGTAGCGAACGCTATTTACGACGGTACAGATGCAGTTATGCTTTCAGGTGAAACAGCTGCCGGTCAATATCCAGAAGAAGCCGTTAAAACTATGAGTAACATTGCCATCTCAGCAGAAGGCGCACAAGATTATAAGAAATTATTATCTGATCGCACGAACTTAGTAGAAACTTCTTTAGTTAATGCAATCGGTGTTTCAGTTGCTCATACTGCATTAAACTTAAATGTAAAAGCTATCGTAGCAGCTACTGAAAGTGGTTCTACAGCGCGTACAATTTCAAAATATCGTCCACATTCTGACATCATTGCAGTTACACCAAGCCATGAAACTGCACGTCAATGTGAATTAGTGTGGGGGATCCATCCAGTAGTTAAAGAAGGACGTAAGACAACTGACGCATTATTAAACAATGCAGTTGCGACAGCAGTTGAAACTGAAAAAGTTCAAAACGGTGATTTAATCATTATTACAGCAGGTGTTCCTACTGGTGAAAAAGGAACTACAAACATGATGAAACTTCACTTAGTAGGTGATGAAATTGCTAAAGGCCAAGGTATTGGTAGAAATTCTGTAGTAGGTACAACAATGGTTGTTGATAAAGCGAGTGAACTTGAAGGTAAAGATTTATCCGAAACAGTTATCGTGACTTCTTCAGTCGACGAATCATTCGTACCTTATATTGAAAAAGCAGTAGGGCTAATTACTGAAGAAAATGGCATCACTTCACCAAGCGCAATTATTGGATTAGAAAATGGTATTCCAACAGTTGTGGGCGTTGAAAATGTAGCAAATGTTGTTAAAAACAATTCACTTGTTACTGTTGATGCAAATCATGGTAAGATATTTGAAGGTTACGCAAACGTACTTTAA
- a CDS encoding amino acid permease, producing MAKNQLQRELSNRHIQLIAIGGAIGTGLFLGAGQTIALTGPSILLTYIIIGFMLFMFMRGLGEILVKNTNFKSFADITNEYIGSFAGFVTGWTYWLCWIITGMAEVTAVAKYVSFWFPHIPNWLSALFCVLVLMSLNLFSAKLFGELEFWFSLIKIITILALIIVGAVMIILGFKTQFGHASMTHLYDNGIFPKGISGFMMSFQMALFSFVGIELIGVTAGETKDPKTTIPKAVNNVPVRILVFYVGSLAVIMSIIPWNEMNPEESPFVRLFALIGIPFAAGIINFVVLTAAASSCNSGIFSNSRMLFGLSKKNQAPPHFSKTNKNGVPHTAIFVSCALLLIAALLNYIIPNATLVFTYVTTVSTVLFLVVWSLIMVAYINYHRQNPNAHKQLEFKLPGGKYVAYIILAFFFLVFCLLFVNTETRIAIYLTPIWFIILILMYIRYKKMALKEDKK from the coding sequence ATGGCAAAAAATCAATTACAAAGAGAACTAAGTAATCGACATATCCAGTTGATTGCAATTGGGGGAGCAATTGGAACTGGATTATTTTTAGGAGCAGGTCAAACAATCGCTTTAACCGGTCCCTCTATATTACTTACCTACATAATAATTGGATTTATGCTATTTATGTTTATGCGTGGTTTGGGAGAAATTTTAGTAAAAAATACCAATTTCAAATCATTTGCTGACATTACCAATGAATATATTGGTTCGTTTGCAGGGTTTGTCACTGGTTGGACGTACTGGTTATGTTGGATTATTACCGGCATGGCAGAAGTGACAGCCGTTGCAAAGTATGTGAGCTTTTGGTTTCCACATATTCCAAACTGGCTAAGTGCACTATTTTGTGTATTAGTCTTAATGTCATTAAACTTATTTAGCGCGAAGTTATTCGGTGAGTTAGAATTTTGGTTTTCACTTATTAAGATTATAACAATTTTAGCATTAATTATTGTCGGGGCAGTGATGATCATTCTCGGATTCAAAACACAATTTGGTCACGCATCTATGACGCATTTATACGATAATGGTATTTTCCCGAAAGGTATTAGCGGATTTATGATGTCATTCCAAATGGCGTTATTCTCATTTGTAGGTATCGAATTAATCGGTGTAACTGCCGGTGAGACGAAAGATCCAAAAACTACAATTCCAAAAGCAGTGAATAATGTTCCAGTGCGAATTTTAGTGTTTTATGTTGGTTCACTTGCAGTAATTATGTCTATCATTCCATGGAATGAAATGAATCCGGAAGAGAGTCCATTCGTTAGACTATTTGCATTGATTGGAATTCCATTTGCTGCCGGAATCATTAACTTTGTAGTGTTAACAGCCGCGGCTTCATCATGTAACAGTGGTATATTCTCAAATAGCCGTATGTTATTTGGTTTATCAAAGAAAAATCAAGCACCACCGCATTTTTCTAAAACAAATAAAAACGGTGTACCGCACACAGCAATTTTTGTTTCTTGTGCATTATTGTTAATAGCAGCATTGTTAAACTACATTATTCCAAATGCAACATTAGTATTCACATATGTAACAACCGTTTCCACTGTATTATTCTTAGTAGTTTGGTCATTGATTATGGTAGCTTACATTAACTACCATAGACAAAATCCAAATGCTCATAAACAATTGGAATTCAAATTACCAGGTGGTAAATATGTTGCTTACATTATTTTAGCATTCTTCTTCTTAGTATTCTGCTTGTTATTTGTAAATACAGAAACAAGAATCGCAATTTACTTAACACCTATTTGGTTTATCATTTTAATCCTAATGTATATACGATATAAAAAAATGGCACTGAAAGAAGACAAAAAATAA
- the pfkA gene encoding 6-phosphofructokinase, which yields MKKIAVLTSGGDSPGMNAAVRAVTRKAIYNNIEVYGVYQGYQGLLNDNIEKLELGSVGDTIQRGGTFLYSARCPEFKDADVRKKGIENLRKRDIEGLVVIGGDGSYRGAQRISEECKEIQTIGVPGTIDNDINGSDFTIGFDTALNTIIDSVDKIRDTASSHARTFIIEVMGRDCGDLALWAGLSVGAETIILPEVNVDIKDVAEKIDNGIKRGKKHSIVMVAEGCMSGEACAKELSKYINIDTRVSVLGHIQRGGSPSGADRVLASRLGGHAVELLLSGKTAVGVGIMNNELTDTPFDEIFNAKNQKFEHSIYNLAKELSI from the coding sequence ATGAAAAAAATAGCAGTCTTGACTAGTGGTGGAGATTCACCAGGAATGAATGCGGCTGTAAGAGCTGTGACGCGTAAAGCGATTTACAATAACATTGAAGTTTATGGTGTATACCAAGGCTATCAAGGGTTATTGAATGACAATATTGAAAAGTTAGAACTCGGTTCTGTTGGTGATACGATACAACGTGGCGGTACTTTTTTATATTCCGCGAGATGTCCTGAATTTAAAGATGCGGATGTGCGTAAAAAGGGTATCGAAAACCTTCGTAAACGCGATATCGAAGGTCTTGTCGTAATTGGTGGAGACGGTAGTTATCGTGGGGCACAACGTATCAGTGAGGAATGTAAAGAAATTCAAACGATTGGTGTTCCAGGCACAATCGATAACGACATTAACGGTTCTGACTTTACAATTGGATTTGATACAGCTTTAAATACTATCATTGATAGTGTCGACAAGATTCGTGACACAGCCTCAAGTCATGCTCGTACATTTATTATTGAAGTGATGGGGCGTGATTGTGGTGATTTAGCTCTTTGGGCAGGACTTTCTGTTGGTGCAGAAACAATTATCTTACCTGAAGTAAATGTAGATATTAAAGACGTTGCTGAAAAAATCGACAACGGTATCAAACGTGGTAAGAAACATTCAATCGTTATGGTAGCCGAAGGTTGCATGTCTGGAGAAGCATGTGCGAAAGAATTATCAAAATATATTAACATCGATACGCGTGTTTCTGTATTAGGACATATACAACGTGGTGGTAGCCCAAGTGGTGCTGATCGAGTATTAGCCTCACGTTTAGGTGGCCATGCTGTTGAATTATTACTATCAGGAAAAACAGCTGTAGGTGTAGGCATAATGAATAACGAATTAACAGACACACCTTTCGATGAGATTTTTAATGCTAAAAATCAAAAATTCGAACATTCAATTTATAATTTAGCAAAAGAATTATCTATTTAA
- a CDS encoding acetyl-CoA carboxylase carboxyltransferase subunit alpha — protein sequence MLDFEKPLFEIKNKIESLKESQEKNDVDLQEEIDMLEASLDRETKKVYTNLKPWDRVQLARLPERPTTLDYISYIFDDFLQLHGDRNFRDDPAMVGGIGYLNNTPVTVIGQQRGKDTKDNIYRNFGMAHPEGYRKALRLMKQAEKFNRPIFTFIDTKGAYPGKAAEERGQSESIAKNLVEMASLTVPVISIVIGEGGSGGALGLGITNRVLMLENSTYSVISPEGASALLWKDSNLAKIAAETMKITAPDLYDLNIADEVINEPLGGAHHDVETQAQSIKSTFEKHLKELNTLSKDQLIEDRYNKFRQIGDYIEES from the coding sequence ATGCTTGATTTTGAAAAGCCCCTATTCGAAATAAAAAATAAAATTGAATCCTTAAAAGAATCGCAAGAAAAAAATGATGTAGATTTACAAGAAGAAATAGATATGTTGGAAGCCTCGTTAGATAGAGAAACGAAGAAAGTATATACAAACTTAAAGCCATGGGATCGTGTACAATTAGCACGTTTACCAGAAAGGCCAACAACATTGGATTATATTTCTTATATTTTTGATGATTTCCTACAGTTGCATGGTGATCGTAATTTCCGTGATGACCCAGCTATGGTTGGTGGTATAGGATACCTTAATAACACGCCTGTAACTGTTATCGGTCAACAAAGAGGTAAAGATACTAAGGATAATATTTATCGAAACTTCGGGATGGCGCATCCAGAAGGTTATCGTAAGGCGTTACGTTTAATGAAACAAGCTGAAAAGTTTAATCGTCCTATCTTTACTTTCATCGATACGAAAGGTGCGTACCCAGGGAAAGCCGCCGAAGAACGTGGCCAAAGTGAATCTATAGCTAAGAACTTAGTCGAAATGGCTTCGCTAACAGTACCAGTCATCTCAATTGTTATTGGTGAAGGTGGTAGTGGTGGTGCTTTAGGTTTAGGTATCACTAATCGCGTACTGATGCTTGAAAATAGTACATATTCTGTAATTTCTCCTGAAGGTGCTTCTGCATTACTGTGGAAAGATAGTAATTTAGCTAAGATTGCCGCAGAAACGATGAAAATCACTGCACCTGATTTATATGATTTAAATATTGCAGATGAAGTTATAAATGAACCGCTTGGTGGAGCGCATCACGATGTAGAAACACAAGCCCAATCAATTAAATCAACTTTTGAAAAACACCTAAAAGAATTAAACACTTTATCTAAAGATCAGTTGATAGAAGATAGATATAATAAATTCAGACAAATTGGTGACTATATAGAAGAATCATAA